From the genome of Staphylococcus haemolyticus, one region includes:
- a CDS encoding ComE operon protein 2, translating into MERLKWDEYFMAQSHLLALRSTCQRLSVGATIVKDNRIIAGGYNGSVAGEVHCIDEGCLIEDGHCIRTIHAEMNALLQCAKQGVSTDGATIYVTHFPCLNCTKSIIQAGIKQIYYAEDYHNHKYALELLDQAGIDYKKIPFSAQNVARYLTN; encoded by the coding sequence ATGGAAAGATTGAAATGGGATGAATACTTTATGGCACAAAGTCATTTATTAGCTTTGCGCTCAACTTGTCAAAGATTGTCAGTAGGGGCAACAATCGTTAAAGACAATAGAATTATTGCTGGCGGTTATAATGGGTCAGTAGCTGGAGAAGTTCATTGTATTGATGAAGGATGTTTAATTGAAGATGGCCACTGTATTAGAACCATTCACGCCGAAATGAATGCTTTATTACAATGTGCTAAACAAGGTGTATCGACTGATGGAGCTACTATATACGTTACTCATTTCCCATGCCTTAATTGCACAAAATCTATTATTCAGGCTGGTATTAAACAAATATACTATGCTGAAGACTATCACAATCATAAATACGCACTAGAACTTTTAGATCAAGCGGGTATTGATTATAAAAAAATACCTTTTTCAGCACAAAATGTAGCTCGATATTTGACTAACTAA
- the aroE gene encoding shikimate dehydrogenase, with amino-acid sequence MKYAVIGDPVSHSLSPVMHQVNFKSLNMEDTYEALHIPTQDFHDIRHIIEDNHINGFNVTIPHKERIIPYLDEINDQAKAVGAVNTVKIINNKWIGYNTDGIGYVMGLKQVYPDLENAYVLILGAGGASKGIANELSKIVQPKLTIANRTMSRFETWDMDINAISLEQSEQYLDEFDIIINTTSAGLNNNDDIVISLDNLSSSTLVSDIIYIPYKTKFLKEAEFKGNTVYNGLDMFINQGAESFKIWTGKQPNILEMKYAVLNKLKGV; translated from the coding sequence ATGAAGTATGCAGTAATAGGTGATCCCGTTTCACATTCATTATCACCAGTCATGCATCAAGTTAATTTTAAATCATTAAATATGGAAGACACATACGAAGCGTTGCATATTCCCACACAAGATTTCCATGATATTAGACACATTATTGAAGATAACCATATTAACGGATTCAATGTTACGATTCCGCATAAGGAAAGAATTATTCCTTATCTGGATGAAATTAATGACCAAGCAAAAGCTGTTGGAGCCGTTAATACTGTGAAAATTATTAACAATAAATGGATAGGTTATAATACAGATGGTATTGGTTATGTGATGGGCTTGAAACAAGTTTATCCCGATTTAGAAAATGCTTATGTTTTAATCCTTGGTGCTGGTGGTGCTAGTAAGGGAATTGCAAATGAACTCAGTAAAATTGTACAACCAAAATTAACAATCGCTAACAGAACAATGAGTAGATTTGAGACATGGGATATGGATATTAATGCAATTTCATTAGAACAATCAGAACAATATTTAGATGAATTTGATATTATAATCAATACGACATCTGCTGGATTAAATAATAACGATGATATTGTTATTAGCTTAGATAATTTATCATCAAGTACACTCGTTAGTGATATTATTTATATTCCATATAAGACTAAATTTTTAAAAGAAGCAGAATTCAAAGGCAATACGGTTTATAATGGCCTGGATATGTTTATAAACCAAGGCGCTGAAAGTTTTAAAATTTGGACCGGCAAACAGCCTAATATACTAGAAATGAAATATGCAGTACTAAACAAATTAAAAGGAGTTTAA
- a CDS encoding class I SAM-dependent DNA methyltransferase, with translation MTQYVGMSQVYDQLTQDQPYDKWFEIVQHYSQNFNHKPNILDLGCGTGSLTAQLNTIGSVTGMDLSSDMLAIAANKSNQVSWLEGDMTDFSFNNEFDVITIFCDSLNYLPDIEDVNKTFINVFNHLSENGVFIFDVHTIYKMSTLFHNQCYIDENESTFLAWEAIQGDEPFSVYHEMSFFIEDNNGTYQRFNESHYQRTFEKETYINMLNQIGFKNIETFIDFNRNNHDDHGERLFFVAFK, from the coding sequence ATGACCCAATATGTTGGAATGAGTCAAGTATATGATCAACTAACACAAGACCAACCTTATGATAAGTGGTTTGAGATAGTACAACATTATTCTCAAAATTTCAATCATAAGCCTAATATTCTTGATCTTGGTTGTGGGACAGGCAGTTTAACTGCTCAACTTAATACTATTGGTTCGGTTACAGGAATGGATTTAAGTTCTGATATGCTGGCCATTGCTGCAAACAAATCTAATCAAGTATCATGGTTAGAGGGAGATATGACCGATTTTTCATTTAATAATGAATTTGATGTAATAACAATATTTTGTGATTCACTGAATTATTTACCTGATATAGAAGATGTAAATAAAACATTTATAAATGTTTTCAATCATTTATCAGAAAATGGCGTTTTTATATTTGATGTTCACACTATTTATAAGATGAGTACGTTGTTTCATAATCAATGTTATATTGATGAAAATGAGTCAACCTTTTTAGCATGGGAAGCCATTCAAGGTGATGAACCTTTTAGTGTTTATCACGAAATGAGTTTCTTTATTGAAGACAATAATGGTACTTATCAACGTTTTAATGAATCTCACTATCAAAGAACCTTTGAAAAAGAAACTTATATAAACATGTTAAATCAAATAGGTTTTAAAAACATCGAAACATTTATTGACTTTAACCGAAATAATCACGATGATCATGGTGAGCGCCTGTTCTTCGTAGCTTTTAAATAA
- a CDS encoding YqeG family HAD IIIA-type phosphatase: protein MGLIKKFFMPNDYVKSVFQIDIEKLAEAGFKGIITDLDNTLVGWDVKSPTIEIQQWFKRANELGITITIVSNNNEDRVSSFSKDLDVDFIFKARKPVGKAFKKAIKHMNIKPEETIVIGDQMLTDVFGGNRNGLYTIMVVPVKRTDGFITKFNRIIERRLLNYFKNKGYITWEEN, encoded by the coding sequence ATGGGATTAATAAAAAAATTTTTTATGCCAAACGATTACGTTAAGTCTGTATTTCAAATCGACATTGAAAAGTTGGCTGAGGCTGGATTTAAAGGCATTATCACAGATTTAGATAATACTTTAGTGGGTTGGGATGTTAAATCTCCTACTATAGAGATACAGCAATGGTTTAAAAGAGCAAATGAGTTAGGTATCACAATTACAATTGTATCTAACAACAATGAAGATAGAGTGTCTAGTTTTTCTAAAGATCTAGATGTGGATTTTATTTTCAAAGCAAGAAAACCTGTGGGCAAAGCATTTAAAAAAGCTATTAAACATATGAATATTAAACCAGAAGAAACGATTGTCATTGGAGACCAAATGTTAACTGATGTATTTGGAGGCAATCGAAATGGTTTATATACAATTATGGTGGTTCCTGTTAAACGTACAGATGGTTTTATTACAAAGTTCAACCGTATTATTGAACGTCGCTTATTAAATTACTTTAAAAATAAAGGCTATATCACATGGGAGGAAAATTGA
- the yhbY gene encoding ribosome assembly RNA-binding protein YhbY, which translates to MLTGKQKRYLRSLAHNIDPIFQIGKAGINDNMIAQIDDTLENRELIKIHVLQNNFDDKNELASTLSDATKSEVVQVIGSMIVIYRESVDNKEITLP; encoded by the coding sequence ATGTTAACTGGAAAACAAAAAAGATATTTAAGAAGTTTAGCTCACAATATAGATCCTATTTTTCAAATTGGTAAAGCAGGCATTAATGACAATATGATTGCTCAGATTGATGATACACTTGAAAATCGCGAGTTAATTAAAATACATGTGTTACAAAATAACTTTGATGATAAAAATGAATTAGCGTCAACACTAAGTGATGCAACTAAAAGTGAAGTTGTTCAGGTGATTGGTTCGATGATTGTCATTTATAGAGAATCAGTTGATAATAAAGAAATCACATTACCATAA
- the rsfS gene encoding ribosome silencing factor, which translates to MNSEELLNIAVDATENKKAEDIVSLNMKGISDMTDYFVVCHGNNERQVQSIARAVKEAAHEQAIDVKRMEGYQSARWVLIDLADVVIHVFHKDERNYYNIEKLYQDAPIESYGQVAY; encoded by the coding sequence ATGAATTCAGAAGAATTATTAAATATTGCTGTCGATGCGACAGAAAACAAAAAAGCAGAAGATATTGTTTCTCTAAATATGAAAGGCATCAGTGATATGACTGATTATTTTGTGGTTTGTCACGGTAATAATGAACGTCAAGTTCAATCAATTGCTAGAGCAGTTAAAGAAGCTGCACATGAACAAGCTATTGATGTTAAACGTATGGAAGGGTATCAAAGTGCCAGATGGGTTTTAATTGATTTGGCAGATGTAGTTATCCATGTCTTCCATAAAGACGAACGCAATTATTATAATATTGAGAAGCTATATCAAGATGCACCAATAGAATCATATGGTCAGGTTGCTTACTAA
- the holA gene encoding DNA polymerase III subunit delta, with protein MANNIMAIYGEVPELVEKKSNELTHSFLNEDKDDFNYVKYNLYETDMSTVIEEALTMPFISEKKVIVVKNSFIFTGEKVNKDITPNNEQVIEFLEKYDGENLVIFEIYSNKLDERKKLTKSLKKSSKLSKVDQMSEEEIKSWIQNQLHENYKDIKQDALNLFIELTGVNFNIVSQELDKISLFLGDRTTITKNDVSLIINRSLEQNVFLLTEFIQKNQKDKAIQLVKDLIIMKEEPIKLLALITSNYRLYYQCKILAQKGYSGQQIAKTINVHPYRVKLALNQVRHYELGQLLNIINNCAETDYKLKSSYMDKHLILELFILSL; from the coding sequence ATGGCAAATAATATTATGGCAATATATGGTGAAGTGCCTGAATTAGTTGAAAAGAAAAGTAATGAACTGACACATTCATTCTTAAATGAAGATAAAGATGATTTTAACTATGTTAAATATAATCTATATGAAACTGACATGTCTACAGTTATTGAAGAAGCTTTAACTATGCCTTTTATATCTGAGAAGAAAGTCATTGTTGTTAAAAATTCATTCATATTTACTGGAGAAAAAGTTAACAAAGATATTACACCAAATAATGAACAAGTTATTGAATTCTTAGAAAAATACGATGGTGAAAACTTAGTCATTTTTGAAATATACAGTAATAAATTAGATGAGAGAAAGAAATTAACTAAATCATTAAAGAAAAGTAGTAAACTTTCAAAAGTAGACCAAATGTCAGAAGAAGAAATTAAATCATGGATACAAAATCAGTTACACGAGAATTACAAAGATATAAAACAAGATGCATTAAATCTGTTTATAGAATTAACTGGTGTTAACTTTAATATAGTTTCTCAAGAATTAGACAAAATTTCTTTATTCCTAGGTGATAGAACCACTATTACTAAAAATGATGTTAGTTTAATAATAAATAGAAGTTTAGAGCAAAATGTTTTTCTTTTAACAGAATTCATTCAGAAGAACCAGAAAGATAAGGCTATACAATTAGTAAAAGATTTAATAATTATGAAAGAAGAACCTATAAAATTACTGGCGCTTATTACAAGTAATTATAGATTATATTATCAATGTAAAATTCTTGCTCAAAAGGGCTATAGTGGCCAGCAAATTGCTAAGACCATAAATGTTCACCCTTATAGAGTTAAACTAGCACTAAATCAAGTACGTCATTACGAGTTAGGTCAACTACTAAATATTATTAATAACTGTGCCGAAACAGATTATAAACTAAAATCTTCATATATGGACAAACATTTAATTCTTGAATTATTTATTTTATCACTTTAA
- a CDS encoding helix-hairpin-helix domain-containing protein — MSFLFKDKKELLYAIKQWKFQLSIIILVIISIALFLIYSKSDEETNDTKPIVTSHVNSNQKGKNHDVLKNDDKTNNKIESNTIQNGDEIVFVDIKGAVEHPNVYKMKSSDRIKDVLDKAKLLTDADLSQVNLSEKLTDQKLIYIPFANENKNPITQNDANNKSGHSKSLNSSSTNKVNINTASEAELLKIPGVGPAKVREIIDYRQKNNTFHSIEDLKNIKGIGDKTFERIKEYITT, encoded by the coding sequence ATGAGTTTTTTGTTTAAAGATAAAAAAGAGTTATTATATGCTATTAAGCAATGGAAATTTCAATTGAGTATCATTATATTAGTGATTATATCTATAGCTTTATTTCTAATTTATTCGAAATCAGATGAAGAAACAAATGATACTAAACCTATTGTTACATCTCATGTAAACTCTAATCAAAAAGGAAAAAATCATGATGTGTTGAAAAATGATGATAAAACTAATAATAAGATAGAATCTAATACAATTCAAAACGGAGACGAAATAGTTTTTGTAGATATTAAAGGTGCAGTAGAACACCCTAATGTTTATAAAATGAAAAGTTCAGATCGAATAAAAGATGTATTAGATAAAGCTAAATTGCTTACTGACGCGGATTTGAGTCAAGTCAATTTATCTGAAAAGTTAACAGATCAAAAATTGATATATATTCCCTTTGCTAATGAAAATAAAAATCCCATTACCCAAAATGACGCTAATAATAAAAGTGGCCATAGTAAATCTTTAAATTCATCATCTACTAATAAGGTGAATATAAATACTGCAAGCGAAGCAGAATTATTAAAAATCCCGGGTGTTGGTCCTGCTAAAGTAAGAGAAATTATTGATTACAGACAAAAAAATAATACGTTTCATTCAATTGAAGATTTGAAAAATATTAAAGGCATTGGTGATAAAACTTTTGAAAGAATTAAGGAATATATAACAACTTAA
- the rpsT gene encoding 30S ribosomal protein S20, which yields MPNIKSAIKRVRTTENAEARNISQKNAMRTAVKNAKTAINNNADNKAELVNFAIKSVDKASQSNLIHSNKADRIKSQLMSSSK from the coding sequence ATGCCAAATATTAAATCTGCTATTAAACGTGTTAGAACAACTGAAAACGCTGAAGCTCGTAATATTTCACAAAAAAACGCTATGCGTACTGCTGTGAAAAATGCTAAAACAGCAATCAACAATAATGCTGATAACAAAGCTGAATTAGTTAACTTCGCTATCAAATCAGTTGATAAAGCTTCACAAAGTAACTTAATTCATTCAAATAAAGCTGATCGCATTAAATCACAATTAATGTCTTCAAGTAAATAA
- the yqeH gene encoding ribosome biogenesis GTPase YqeH translates to MDDTLKCIGCGAPLQSEDKSAPGYVPEHNLFREDVICQRCFRLKNYNEIQDVGMDSEDFLNLLNELSDRKGIIVNVVDIFDFEGTFINALKRIVGNKKIILAANKLDLLPKQINKRRVKDWLKKTARKYGLDADDVILISAQKGWGIDDLLTSIEQNRNKQDVYIVGTTNVGKSTLINKLIEQSVGEKDVVTTSRFPGTTLDLIDIPLDEKTFMYDTPGIIQSHQMTHYVSEKELKTIVPKNEIKQRVFQLNEGQTLFFGGLSRIDYVSGGKRPLVCYFSNDLNIHRTKTEKANDLWRNQIGNVLTPPNNPDHFDMSDTKAVRLETGKEKKDIMISGLGFITIEAGAKVIVRVPKNVDVILRNSIM, encoded by the coding sequence TTGGATGACACATTAAAATGTATTGGCTGTGGCGCGCCACTTCAGTCCGAAGATAAAAGTGCACCTGGTTATGTTCCTGAACATAACCTTTTTAGAGAGGATGTTATTTGCCAACGTTGTTTTAGATTGAAAAATTACAATGAAATTCAAGATGTTGGAATGGATAGTGAAGATTTTTTAAATTTATTAAATGAACTGTCTGACCGAAAAGGCATTATTGTTAATGTAGTTGACATATTTGACTTTGAAGGAACATTTATTAATGCTTTAAAACGGATAGTTGGTAACAAGAAGATTATTTTAGCAGCTAATAAACTGGATCTTCTACCTAAACAGATTAATAAACGACGAGTAAAAGATTGGCTTAAGAAAACTGCTAGAAAATATGGCTTAGATGCTGACGATGTTATATTAATATCTGCTCAAAAAGGTTGGGGAATCGATGATCTTCTAACATCAATTGAACAAAATCGAAATAAACAAGATGTTTATATAGTCGGCACAACGAATGTAGGTAAATCTACACTTATAAATAAATTGATTGAACAAAGTGTAGGAGAGAAAGATGTAGTTACGACATCACGATTTCCTGGTACTACATTAGACTTAATTGACATACCTTTAGATGAAAAAACGTTTATGTATGATACTCCTGGTATTATTCAATCTCATCAAATGACACACTATGTTTCTGAGAAAGAGCTAAAAACAATCGTACCTAAAAATGAAATAAAACAAAGAGTTTTTCAACTTAATGAAGGACAAACGTTATTCTTTGGTGGACTGTCTAGAATTGATTATGTTTCAGGTGGAAAAAGACCGTTAGTTTGTTATTTTTCAAATGATTTGAATATTCACCGTACCAAAACAGAAAAAGCTAATGATTTATGGCGAAATCAAATTGGAAATGTTTTAACACCACCAAATAATCCTGACCACTTCGATATGAGTGATACAAAAGCTGTACGTCTTGAAACTGGTAAGGAAAAGAAAGACATAATGATATCAGGTCTAGGATTTATAACGATTGAAGCAGGTGCAAAAGTCATTGTACGCGTCCCTAAAAATGTTGATGTAATCCTAAGAAATTCAATTATGTAA
- a CDS encoding DNA internalization-related competence protein ComEC/Rec2 encodes MYYLYSNNLKEKDLENKSCVIKGKVISVLNHTPYVSISNVDLNSCHITKRKNIIEKQRDFIIKKLNNSSLSHPEYVIALVTGDVNGINTDFIDKVKDIGIYHLLAVSGSHIATISFLIYQPLVRLNIPKVIINGLIILFLSIFAYYTGFAPSALRAILATTTVILISNKTKIASIDILGLIFLVMIIFNPDYLYDIGFQFSFIISFFIILSFPLIKKLTFFKNIFVLTFIAQLSSTIISIYHFNQIQWIGLLSNLIFVPFYSFIIFPLSIFLFFAYHFVSDMTLINLVFDKIYIVHNKLLDLFLTFKYYQIFISPKSAVEFSIFVLLIVLIYIFFCYKKLKILFLFVIVFIVLCVFNVRPNVSTITFFDVGQGDSLIFQTTKQETVMVDTGGKEIKIGNIDNHNIAKYHIMPTLKQKRITKIDHLIITHPHADHIGELPYIAQHIRIKKLYINLYSYSEIELIKIKRLCKINNIELIDATTIQFIQLKNSKISFLHGDIPNSNDKNEHSIILLIEYQRYKMLLMGDATKNNESKLMKIYQLPKIDILKVGHHGSKTSSSESFINLIKPTISIISSGKNNKYHLPNRETLQTLRSTNSSILNTQDVGEITLDLDHDLDIKSKN; translated from the coding sequence GTGTATTACCTCTATTCTAATAATCTAAAAGAAAAGGATCTAGAAAATAAATCTTGTGTTATTAAAGGCAAGGTAATTAGTGTTTTAAATCATACTCCTTATGTCTCTATAAGTAATGTAGACTTAAATTCGTGTCATATTACTAAAAGAAAAAATATAATTGAAAAACAAAGAGACTTTATTATTAAAAAATTAAACAATTCAAGTTTATCTCATCCTGAATATGTTATCGCTTTAGTAACTGGAGATGTAAATGGAATCAATACTGATTTCATTGATAAAGTAAAAGATATCGGTATCTACCATTTATTAGCTGTTAGCGGATCACATATTGCAACCATTTCATTTCTCATTTATCAACCTCTTGTAAGATTAAACATTCCTAAAGTAATTATTAACGGTTTAATCATCTTATTTTTATCAATATTTGCATATTATACTGGATTTGCACCAAGTGCACTAAGAGCAATTTTAGCAACAACTACTGTTATACTTATTTCAAATAAAACAAAAATAGCTTCTATTGATATACTAGGTCTCATATTTTTAGTTATGATCATTTTCAATCCTGATTATCTATATGATATTGGTTTCCAATTTTCATTTATAATCTCATTTTTTATTATTCTTTCATTTCCTCTTATTAAAAAATTAACTTTCTTTAAAAATATTTTTGTACTTACATTTATCGCACAACTTTCTTCAACTATAATTTCAATCTATCATTTTAACCAAATTCAATGGATAGGATTACTATCCAATCTCATTTTTGTTCCATTTTATAGTTTTATCATTTTTCCGTTATCCATATTTTTATTCTTTGCTTATCATTTTGTAAGTGATATGACATTGATTAATTTAGTTTTTGACAAAATATATATAGTTCATAACAAACTTTTAGATTTATTTTTAACTTTTAAATATTATCAAATTTTTATATCACCTAAATCAGCAGTAGAATTTTCTATTTTCGTATTATTGATAGTACTCATTTATATCTTTTTCTGTTATAAAAAATTGAAAATTTTATTTTTATTCGTTATCGTGTTTATAGTTTTATGTGTTTTTAACGTTCGACCAAATGTTAGCACGATAACCTTCTTTGATGTTGGTCAAGGGGATAGTCTAATCTTTCAAACAACGAAACAAGAAACTGTCATGGTTGATACCGGTGGTAAAGAGATTAAAATAGGTAATATTGATAATCATAATATTGCTAAGTATCATATAATGCCAACATTAAAGCAAAAAAGAATCACAAAAATTGATCATCTAATTATTACTCATCCGCATGCCGATCACATTGGTGAATTACCATATATCGCCCAACACATCAGAATCAAGAAGTTATATATTAACTTATATAGCTATTCTGAAATAGAATTAATAAAAATAAAACGTTTATGTAAGATCAATAATATTGAATTAATAGATGCTACAACGATACAATTTATTCAACTAAAAAATTCTAAAATTTCATTTTTACATGGAGATATTCCTAACAGTAATGATAAAAATGAACATAGCATCATTTTACTTATTGAATATCAAAGATACAAAATGCTTTTAATGGGTGATGCAACTAAAAATAATGAATCAAAATTAATGAAAATATATCAATTACCAAAAATTGATATACTGAAAGTTGGTCATCATGGAAGTAAGACTAGCAGTTCTGAATCATTTATTAACTTAATAAAGCCAACAATAAGTATCATTTCAAGTGGTAAAAACAATAAATATCACTTACCTAATCGAGAAACGTTACAAACGCTAAGATCTACAAATAGTTCAATCTTGAACACACAAGATGTTGGAGAAATAACGCTAGACTTAGATCATGATTTAGATATAAAATCCAAAAATTAG
- a CDS encoding nicotinate-nucleotide adenylyltransferase codes for MMNKKAIVLYGGQFNPIHTAHLLVANEVYHQLKPDKFYFLPSYMAPLKTHDDYLDAKYRIKMIQLAIEELGFGEICQIELERKGQSYTYETLKDIVNNEKDADIYFIIGTDQYKQLDKWYKIEKLKQLITFVIVNRDVNYQEVDESMISVNIPRMDISSSLIRNRVKNKQPINILVPRSIHDYIREEGFYEN; via the coding sequence ATGATGAATAAAAAAGCAATAGTGCTTTATGGTGGTCAATTCAACCCAATTCACACTGCACACTTGTTAGTTGCAAATGAAGTCTATCATCAACTTAAACCTGACAAATTTTATTTTTTACCAAGTTATATGGCACCTTTGAAAACGCATGATGACTATTTAGATGCTAAATATCGAATCAAAATGATTCAACTTGCAATTGAAGAATTAGGTTTTGGTGAAATATGTCAAATTGAACTTGAGAGAAAAGGTCAAAGTTACACTTATGAAACGCTAAAAGATATCGTTAATAATGAAAAAGATGCGGATATCTATTTCATTATTGGAACAGATCAGTACAAACAATTAGATAAATGGTATAAAATTGAAAAGTTAAAACAACTAATTACGTTTGTAATTGTGAACAGAGATGTTAATTATCAAGAGGTCGACGAGTCAATGATATCGGTTAATATACCGCGAATGGATATTAGTTCATCATTGATTCGAAATCGTGTAAAAAATAAACAACCAATAAATATCTTGGTTCCTCGTAGTATTCACGACTATATAAGAGAGGAAGGATTTTATGAAAATTGA
- the yqeK gene encoding bis(5'-nucleosyl)-tetraphosphatase (symmetrical) YqeK: MKIDKAIELVKDKLPEKRFKHSLRVAETAVKLAEIYDGDKDKANLAGVLHDYCKYDDLSTMYQIVRQHDLDSELLSYGGEILHGPVCAAIMQSEFGIEDEEVLLAIKNHTTGRKEMTKTEKLVFIADYIEPGRKTPGVEEIRDMAYNQGSLDKTIYEISKRTVLFLISKDITVYGTTISCLNYYNYSDQRIKDD, translated from the coding sequence ATGAAAATTGATAAAGCGATTGAACTTGTTAAAGATAAACTACCGGAGAAACGTTTTAAGCACTCATTGAGAGTAGCTGAAACCGCAGTAAAACTTGCAGAAATTTATGATGGTGATAAAGATAAAGCTAATTTAGCTGGTGTATTACATGATTATTGTAAGTATGATGACCTAAGCACAATGTACCAAATTGTAAGACAACACGATTTAGATAGTGAATTATTAAGTTATGGTGGAGAAATCTTACACGGACCAGTCTGTGCTGCTATCATGCAATCAGAATTTGGTATTGAAGACGAGGAAGTGCTTCTTGCAATCAAGAATCACACAACTGGTCGAAAAGAAATGACTAAAACTGAAAAACTTGTATTCATTGCTGATTATATTGAACCAGGGAGAAAAACCCCAGGAGTTGAAGAAATAAGAGATATGGCATACAATCAAGGTAGCTTAGATAAAACGATTTATGAAATTTCTAAGCGAACGGTACTTTTCTTAATCAGTAAGGATATTACAGTTTATGGCACAACGATTTCATGTTTAAACTATTATAATTATAGTGATCAAAGAATAAAGGATGATTAA